The following proteins are encoded in a genomic region of Musa acuminata AAA Group cultivar baxijiao chromosome BXJ2-11, Cavendish_Baxijiao_AAA, whole genome shotgun sequence:
- the LOC103970262 gene encoding probable receptor-like protein kinase At5g24010: MASRRIPGDLATGLLLLFSLISTLSAVRFSPPDNHLIACGASSAADLDDGRAFLPDSGLSPPVLRSHGRQISLSNPSPDAVPLHRNARVFACPSSYEFEIKNKGIHRIRLHFYPFSTPEYDLSSARFHVLASDITLLSYFGTSSPVMKEYFINLNEGKLVISFSPADRSSFAFVNAIEVMSAPKDLILDAGRLVKPDEITEFHGLSKQALETLYRVNIGGPKVTPFNDTLWRTWVSDVEFLKLSSASKVVTYSGRIKYQRYGASREVAPDNVYNTARATSGATVPGSNYSMTWEFPVSSGYKYLVRMHFCDIASLALNQLYFNVYLNGYLAYQDFDLSDSTGQILASPYYVDFVVDVDVLELLSISIGPSNLSNPSWIRGLLNGLEIMKINNTMGSLDGKAPVILVSEDPVGRGFGAFVRSLTCGFAFMSLSVIAFMLFLRWRSESRSLMSWSRLPVDVSNGKLSKDSPVIPGKLVDF, translated from the coding sequence ATGGCGAGTCGTCGAATCCCTGGCGATCTCGCCACcggtctcctcctcctcttctccctcaTCTCCACCCTCTCCGCGGTCCGCTTCTCTCCCCCTGACAACCACCTCATCGCCTGCGGCGCTTCCTCCGCCGCCGACCTCGACGACGGCCGCGCGTTCCTCCCCGACTCCGGCCTCTCCCCACCCGTCCTCCGTTCCCACGGCCGCCAGATCTCCCTCTCCAACCCGTCCCCGGACGCCGTCCCCCTCCATCGGAATGCCAGGGTCTTCGCTTGCCCCTCCTCCTATGAGTTCGAGATCAAGAACAAGGGAATCCATCGGATCCGCCTTCACTTCTACCCCTTCTCCACCCCGGAGTACGACCTCTCCTCCGCTCGCTTCCACGTTTTGGCCTCGGATATTACCCTACTGTCCTATTTCGGCACCTCGAGCCCTGTGATGAAGGAGTACTTCATCAACCTGAATGAAGGGAAGCTCGTAATATCGTTTTCTCCGGCGGACAGGTCCTCCTTTGCCTTTGTAAACGCCATCGAAGTCATGTCAGCTCCGAAAGATCTCATTTTGGACGCTGGAAGGTTAGTAAAACCCGATGAAATTACGGAATTTCATGGGCTTTCGAAACAGGCTTTGGAAACACTCTATAGGGTTAATATTGGGGGTCCGAAGGTGACTCCTTTTAACGATACTCTCTGGAGGACGTGGGTTTCTGACGTTGAGTTTCTAAAGCTGAGTTCTGCTTCGAAAGTTGTGACATATAGCGGAAGGATTAAGTACCAGAGATACGGAGCGAGTCGTGAAGTTGCCCCTGATAATGTTTATAATACCGCAAGAGCAACGAGTGGTGCCACTGTTCCAGGCTCCAATTATAGCATGACATGGGAATTCCCCGTCAGTTCAGGTTACAAGTACCTTGTTCGGATGCATTTCTGTGATATTGCTAGTTTGGCGCTTAACCAGCTTTATTTTAATGTCTACCTTAATGGGTACTTGGCATATCAAGATTTTGATCTCTCTGATTCCACTGGGCAAATATTGGCTTCACCATATTATGTAGACTTTGTTGTGGATGTTGATGTTTTGGAGCTTTTGAGCATAAGCATTGGTCCATCTAATCTGAGTAATCCTTCCTGGATTCGAGGATTGTTGAATGGTTTGGAGATAATGAAGATCAACAATACAATGGGCAGTCTTGATGGCAAGGCTCCAGTTATCTTGGTTTCTGAGGATCCGGTCGGAAGAGGCTTTGGAGCTTTTGTTCGTTCACTTACATGTGGCTTTGCTTTTATGAGCTTGTCAGTGATTGCCTTCATGCTATTCTTGAGGTGGCGGTCTGAGTCAAGGAGTCTTATGTCTTGGTCACGTCTACCTGTTGATGTTTCAAATGGTAAGTTATCCAAGGATTCTCCAGTTATACCAGGTAAGTTGGTAGACTTTTGA
- the LOC135628022 gene encoding probable polygalacturonase: MEHSPPKFHVLMILVLWTVVTAAFIGIAEGHRHHRRDGGATELEAFHYAATGAGGCRAHVASLTDFGGVGDGVTSNTAAFAAAVANLSKVACDGGAMLVVPAGRWLTGPFNLTNHFTLFLDHDAVILATQDINEWSIIDSLPSYGRGRDTTGGRYTNFIMGYNLTDVVITGNNGTIDGQGETWWKMFRNNELNHTRGYLIELVYCMQVLISNITLVDAPSWNVHPVYSSQVIVSGITILAPVDSPNTDGINPDSSSNVRIEDCYIVSGDDCVAIKSGWDEYGIAFNMPSKHIVIRRLTCISPSSAVIALGSEMSGGIQDVRAEDITAIHSESGVRIKTAIGRGAYVKDIFVRRMDLHTMKWVFWMTGTYGQHPDDKFDPKAIPVVQNISYSNVVAENVTMAAKLEGIPGAPFTGICIYNVTAEVRKSKKPIWNCTDVEGVSSHVTPTPCALIPESPDLITHCPFPENVLPVDFVGLTECSYQRTKA; this comes from the exons ATGGAGCACTCGCCGCCAAAATTCCAT GTGTTGATGATTTTAGTGCTGTGGACGGTGGTAACAGCGGCGTTCATAGGGATCGCTGAGGGCCATCGCCACCACCGGCGGGACGGTGGTGCGACGGAGCTAGAAGCCTTCCATTACGCGGCGACGGGGGCAGGAGGATGCCGGGCCCACGTGGCCAGCCTGACGGACTTCGGCGGGGTGGGCGACGGGGTGACCTCCAACACGGCGGCCTTTGCGGCGGCCGTGGCCAACCTCAGCAAGGTCGCGTGCGACGGCGgcgcgatgctggtggtgccggcCGGCCGGTGGCTCACCGGGCCCTTCAACCTCACCAACCACTTCACCCTCTTCCTCGACCACGACGCCGTCATCCTCGCTACTCAG GATATCAATGAGTGGTCGATCATTGATTCTTTACCCTCCTACGGCAGAGGAAGAGATACGACTGGGGGTAGATACACTAATTTCATCATGGGATATAACTTGACCGATGTGGTCATAACAG ggAATAATGGAACTATCGATGGACAAGGTGAAACCTGGTGGAAAATGTTCCGTAACAATGAACTCAATCACACTCGTGGATACCTCATTGAATTGGTGTACTGCATGCAAGTGCTGATTTCCAACATTACATTGGTTGACGCTCCATCGTGGAATGTCCACCCAGTGTACAGCAG CCAAGTTATCGTCTCAGGCATCACAATTCTTGCACCAGTCGACTCTCCGAACACTGATGGGATCAATCCAG ACTCGTCCTCCAATGTCCGCATTGAGGACTGCTACATAGTCTCAGGGGATGACTGCGTCGCCATTAAAAGCGGTTGGGATGAGTACGGGATTGCATTCAACATGCCAAGCAAACACATAGTGATCAGACGGCTCACCTGCATCTCCCCCTCAAGCGCTGTCATCGCCCTGGGAAGCGAGATGTCAGGAGGAATCCAAGATGTCCGGGCCGAAGACATCACGGCCATCCACTCCGAATCCGGCGTCAGGATCAAGACGGCCATCGGAAGGGGAGCTTACGTGAAGGACATATTCGTGAGAAGAATGGATCTGCACACCATGAAGTGGGTCTTCTGGATGACGGGCACCTACGGGCAGCACCCGGACGACAAATTTGATCCGAAAGCCATCCCGGTGGTGCAGAATATCAGCTACAGCAACGTGGTGGCCGAGAACGTGACCATGGCCGCGAAGCTGGAGGGGATTCCCGGCGCGCCCTTCACCGGAATATGCATCTACAATGTGACGGCGGAGGTGCGGAAGTCGAAGAAGCCGATATGGAACTGCACCGACGTGGAGGGCGTATCGAGTCACGTGACGCCCACTCCCTGTGCGCTGATTCCGGAATCTCCAGATCTTATTACGCATTGCCCCTTCCCTGAAAATGTTCTACCTGTGGATTTTGTTGGGCTGACGGAGTGTTCTTATCAGAGAACCAAAGCATGA
- the LOC135627243 gene encoding deSI-like protein sdu1 — translation MKEVVLHVYDVTNSGSEKTNNTILQINRIFKDRIGLGGIFHSAIQVFGDEEWSFGFCEQGSGVFSCPPGRNPMYTYRERIILGETNCSIFKVNQVLRELGQAWPGHSYDLLSKNCNHFCDSFCERLGVPKIPGWVNRFANAGDTAMVVAGNAAFRLRQAKTEIVTASKVAYRFMAGLASNSQATPESLTNSNRGSPRFQGVWFKNLMSVGAKPSSSTSEIPDETDDAPLHRQNSSEQLQHISRQNS, via the exons ATGAAGGAGGTGGTGCTGCACGTGTACGACGTGACGAACAGCGGATCGGAGAAGACGAACAACACCATCCTCCAGATCAACCGCATCTTCAAGGATCGCATCGGCCTCGGCGGCATCTTCCACAGCGCCATTCAG GTTTTTGGAGATGAAGAATGGTCTTTTGGGTTTTGCGAACAAGGTTCTGGAGTTTTCAGTTGTCCACCAGGTAGAAATCCTATGTATACCTACCGTGAGCGTATTATCCTGGGGGAAACAAATTGTTCCATTTTCAAAGTAAATCAGGTTCTAAGAGAGCTTGGCCAAGCATGGCCAGGACATTCATATGATCTTTTATCTAAGAactgcaatcacttttgtgattcCTTCTGCGAAAGGCTAGGTGTTCCAAAGATTCCAG GTTGGGTCAATCGCTTTGCTAATGCTGGTGATACTGCAATGGTAGTTGCAGGGAATGCAGCATTCCGG CTGAGGCAAGCAAAAACAGAAATTGTCACCGCCAGCAAAGTGGCATACCGATTTATGGCTGGTCTAGCCTCAAATTCCCAGGCCACTCCAGAGTCCCTGACCAATTCGAACAGAGGCAGCCCTCGATTTCAGGGTGTATGGTTCAAAAACTTGATGTCTGTTGGTGCCAAGCCATCTAGTAGTACTTCAGAGATTCCAGATGAAACTGATGATGCTCCATTGCACCGCCAAAATTCTTCAGAACAGTTGCAGCATATTTCAAGACAAAATAGTTGA
- the LOC135580822 gene encoding uncharacterized protein LOC135580822: MTDETCESKIYVGNIDQRVPESNVIKMFSPFGKIISEDFLWHTRGPKRGEPRGYAFIQYSVKEEALLAKTKMNGRFVSGRPLVVRLASEKHLGDMESKFACAETKANDARSSTLGQMNRNAKIAAIRNKLKSLEEQGGCATKKPRLLTNSLPPGNKDHSLTGYQESD, from the exons ATGACTGATGAAACGTGTGAAAGCAAGATATATGTTGGCAATATTGATCAAAGGGTTCCTGA GTCCAATGTGATCAAGATGTTTTCCCCTTTTGGGAAGATTATATCTGAAGATTTTCTGTGGCACACCCGTGGTCCTAAACGTGGGGAACCACGTGGCTACGCCTTTATCCAGTATAGCGTGAAAGAG GAAGCTCTATTGGCAAAAACAAAGATGAATGGTAGATTTGTTTCTGGACGCCCTCTGGTCGTTCGTTTGGCCAGTGAGAAGCATCTGGGAGACATGGAATCAAAGTTTGCCTGTGCTGAAACAAAAGCCAATGATGCACGCAGCAGCACGCTAGGGCAAATGAATCGGAATGCCAAGATCGCAGCGATAAGGAATAAATTGAAGTCCCTCGAAGAACAAGGAGGTTGTGCGACGAAGAAACCAAGACTGCTAACTAATTCCTTGCCTCCTGGCAACAAGGATCATTCTTTGACGGGATATCAAGAATCAGACTGA
- the LOC103970850 gene encoding uncharacterized protein LOC103970850 translates to MTCASFPSQTLSPTPRSKSLPQSSSAACVCLHFIETNQKRGRYLRGKTAISRSSTRLLPWVPLCARKPPPRGESQKQEQMAPSSPLSDLIHGFCSSVNEKELSRLEKLLSKDCIFESSAYSKPLQGKRINQFFKELTEAMGTHVRFVIDEVYEGKELTTAATWHLEWNNQFIPLTKGCSFFKCSKDGDLLLIKEARVLVESPVKPGDLVLGTLKRIISLFDKFPRVAGWYLRKHDVLLHYICIIYMFLRPVILPLFVYYTNQWVWLQLKLPQNILQMFIDYVWKLLLIIIKRLM, encoded by the exons ATGACTTGTGCTTCTTTCCCATCTCAAACCCTTAGCCCGACACCTCGCAGCAAATCTCTTCCTCAGTCATCTTCAGCAGCTTGCGTTTGCCTTCACTTCATCGAGACAAACCAAAAAAGAGGCCGTTATTTGAGAGGGAAGACAGCGATATCTCGTTCGTCGACGAGACTACTTCCATGGGTACCTCTCTGTGCCAGAAAACCTCCGCCGCGAGGTGAGAGTCAAAAGCAAGAGCAAATGGCTCCGTCGTCACCGCTGTCTGATTTGATTCACGGATTCTGCTCATCTGTCAATGAGAAAGAACTGAGTAGATTAGAGAAACTCTTGTCCAAGGACTGCATTTTTGAGTCCTCGGCGTACTCGAAACCCTTACAAGGAAAG AGGATCAACCAGTTCTTCAAGGAACTCACGGAAGCCATGGGAACTCATGTAAGATTTGTCATCGACGAGGTGTACGAGGGGAAGGAACTAACGACTGCAGCAACATGGCATCTTG AGTGGAACAACCAGTTCATCCCCTTGACGAAAGGCTGCAGCTTTTTCAAGTGTTCTAAAGATGGCGACCTGCTGCTCATCAA GGAAGCTCGTGTCCTCGTTGAGTCACCTGTGAAACCAGGAGATCTTGTTCTT GGGACGCTGAAACGTATCATCTCTCTGTTTGACAAATTCCCGAGAGTAGCTGGAT GGTACTTACGGAAGCATGATgtgctacttcattatatttgcaTAATATACATGTTTTTGCGGCCTGTGATCCTTCCACTCTTCGTGTACTACACAAATCAGTGGGTATGGCTTCAACTTAAATTACCACAAAATATTCTACAGATGTTCATAGACTATGTATGGAAATTACTATTAATCATCATAAAAAGGCTTATGTGA